The Devosia sp. MC521 genome segment GATCAAGGCGGCCAATGAGTTCCACACCAAGACCAGCCGTCCCAACCAGATGTGGCAGACCGATTTTACCTATTTCAAGATCATCGGCTGGGGCTGGATGTATCTCTCCACGGTGCTGGACGACTATTCCCGCTACATCATTGCCTGGAAACTGTGCACGACCATGCGGGCTCAGGATGTCACCGACACTCTGGACTTGGCATTAGCAGCTTCAGGCTGCGATCAGGCGCGTGTGCAGCATCGGCCGCGCTTGCTGAGTGACAATGGACCCAGTTACATCGCCCAGGAGCTTGCCGACTATATCGCAGCCAATGACATGGATCATGTCCGAGGCGCTCCGCTTCATCCCCAGACACAGGGCAAGATCGAGCGCTGGCACCAGACGCTGAAAAACCGGATCCTTCTAGAGAACTACTTCCTGCCCGGTGACCTCGAAAGCCAGATCGAGGCCTTCATTGAGCACTACAATCATAAGCGCTATCACGAGAGCCTCGACAATGTGACACCCGCAGATGCCTACTTCGGCAGAGCACCTGCCATCATCAAAAGGCGTGAAAACATCAAGCGCAAAACAATCCAGCATCGACGCTTGATGCACCATAGGCTTGCAGCATAACATCAACCGAACGACGAGCAGTGCTCTCCGCTAATCAAGGCGCAGATCTGAGCCAAAGCATCTGACGACGGACAAACTCCAGACGCAGAGCAAGATTAAAGCCTTCCCCATCTTGTGCTGTGGCAGGCGTACGCCAATCTGCCTTTTCGCCCGTCCGGTTCGACAAATGCCGTTATCGGACATCCGCCCAGAATTCCGGGCAGGGGCATCTCGCCACTTATCCAGGCGCGCTATGCCCCTGTTAACCATAAAAAATTTGCCGCTGAAAAAATTGCGCCGCCACCCTTGCGGAACAAAAGACGAACCCCTAGCTTGACAATCGCAAGGCCCAATCCCGGGTCTTTCACGCTCGGTTGGTCGCCTCGGATAAGAGAGCGGCTACCGGTTCCGTTGGCGCGGTTCCGGCAGCCTGACCACCCGTAGCCTGTCTGAGAGGTTACAAATGGCTGAGACCAATGTCGGCGCTTCGGCGTCCGCGGGCAAGCATGCCCGCACATCCTTCCACACTCTTGATCACACCCAGAAAGGCCTCGATATCGAGGGCCTCGCCCGGCACTGGGCCGTCGACTATGACGTCCAGATCCGCATCATGGGCTCGGTCTTCGATACCGGTTCGGCCGCGATCGGCGATATCATCGCCGAATTGCCCGGTCACCCGGCCCCGGCCGCCGCTGTCATGGCGCTGGTCGATGCGGGCTTTTTGAAGCGCGAACCGGGCCCGATCACGCCTCATACCCGGATCAGCCTGCCGCTGGTCGACCGCCCGGAGCCGCTGGTGCTGGAGGCGCCCGCGGGCGGTGGTGCGCCACCGGCGGGCAAGAAGGGCAAAAAGGTTGCGCCCCTTCCCGAAACCGTCGCTGAGATCGAAAGCCGCCGCGTCGCGCCCATTGTGAGCGTGGTCAAACTCGAAGATCTGCTCGATCTGCCGCGTTTCGAGGGCCCGGCGGTCTATCTCGGTCTCAAGGGCAAAATCCTTTATCCGGGCCGGACGGACAAAGGCTGGCCGCGCATCGCCGCACCCCATCTCAAGGGCTATGACAAGGTTGCGGTCCTGCGCGATGCATCGGGGCAGCTGACCCCGCGCCTCGCGGCCGTCGCCGAGCGCATTCTGGGCCTCCACGCCCAGGCCCTGCGCGGCTATCGCCTGGCCGGGTCTTTGCCCATCGGCTCGCCGGTCGGGCGCGAGGAATATATCGCGGCCCGGCTCTTTGTGGCCGAAGGTTTGATCCTGGCCCAGCGTCTGGGCTTTGGCCTTGCCGGGGTCAGCGACCAGGATTTCATGACCGGCGCCCGGGGCCCGCTCGACCAGTGCCTGGATGTCGATGCCATCCCGGAGGGGGATGAATACCACCTCTATGCCTGTGGCGTTGAGGCGCGCGCTGTGGTCAGTGACGGCGACTGGATCGTGTTGCCCGGCAGCGAAGTGCGCAAGAAACTCACGCCCACGGTTGGCGCCGTGGTCAACAGTCTGCGTCAGGAATGGCTGTTCTCCGGGGTCCTCAAGGACGAGGGCGCACGCTATCGCCTGACCGAGCCGGTGGTGTTCAACACCGGTACGGCAGCGGCCAATTTCGTGCTCGGCAGCAAGGGCCCGAACCTGGCGGCCTGGAGCGGTGACGGCTCTTCGCCCCTCGAGCGCATGCCGCAGACGCCCTGAGGCGCCCGCTTCGCCCTTTCCTTTTCCCCTTTGCACGCGGACCTCCCCAGGCGGGAGGTCCGAAGGAGCACTCATGACCCTTTCCCGCATCTCCATGCCCAAGTCGGATGACGAGCCCACGCCCAACAGTACCGAAATCCTCTCCCGGCTGGCCCTCGACCAGTTGATCACCAAGACCCTCGACGCGCGCCTTAAGGAAGAGAACCCACTCCTCGTGCTGATCGCGGTCAAGAGCCCCAGCTGGGCGCGGGCGCTTCGCGAACAGTTGACCCGCCGCTATCCCCAGACCTGCGTCCGCAGTTACAAAGGCGACAAACGCTCGGCGTCCAGCCAGGAAGAGGACCATTTGCTCCTCGCGCTCAATGACGGTCAGTCCGGGATCGGGGTCAGCACCGATATCGTGGCCCAGGTCCCCGAGGCGCTGCGCAACAGCGCCGATTTTACCCTGTATTTTGCCGGCCTCAGCCCGGTGAGCCTGCGCAAGGCCATTGGTCTTGTGACCGGCCAGCCGGTCCGGCGCCTGCCCAAGCTCCGTCTCGATGGGCTGGACCTGGCCGATCTTGCCGCAGCCATTCGTCCTGGCTCGACGCCGGCGCAGTGCATCAAGCGCCTCCAGCTCACGCTTGAGCGCAAGGCCAGTGATCTGGGCGTGCCCGATGATGCGGTGCCGGTGAGCGCATTGCCCTTGAGCCCGGAGGTGCGCGCCTGGTCCGAAGAGGTGCTGACCAGCCTGCGCCTGCTGGAAGAGGGCAAGATCTCCATGCGCCGCTCGCCCTTTTCGGTGCTGGCCGGTCCCACCGGTAGTGGCAAATCAAAACTCGCCGAAGCCATTGCCAAGGCGGCCGGCTGGCAGTTGATTCAAACCAGTGCCCAGGACTGGTTTGATCGCAGCGACGGCTTTTTGGGCGGCGTGGCTCGCCAGACCAACAGCTTCTTTCAGAGCCTCGAAAACAACCCAAAAACGATCGGATTCGTGGACGAAATTGAAGCCATCCCAGATCGGGCGACCATGGATGAGCGCAATCGGGAATGGTGGACCACGATCGTGACCGGCATTTTGGTGCAGGTCGACCGGCTGCGTCGTTCGCCCACGCCGGCTTTACTGATTGGCGCGACCAATTACCCTGAGCGAGTGGACTCCGCTTTACTGCGTCATGGGCGTCTCGGCCGCCTCGTTCGCGTTGAACCGCCCCGGGATCTGGCGGCTATCACCGACATCTTCCGCTATTATCTCAAAGAGGACTTGCGCGACGACGAGCTCCTTCGTCTCGTCCATATGAGCATGGCTTTTGGCCACCCGACCCCGGCTTCGGTCGAGAACTGGGTGGGCGCTGCACGCGTCGCGGCCATGGCGGCGGGGCGGTCCCTGACCCTGCTCGATCTCGAAACCGCGATCGGCGGCACGGATGATCGTCCCCACGCGGAACGCTATCGTGTTGCCATCCATGAGGCAGGTCACGCGGTGATTGCGGCGCATCTTGATGTGCCGATTTCTTCGGTGTCGATCATTGGCCAGCCCGGCTCTGCCGGCAGCATGCTCGCAGAGATCCGCACCACCGATCTCGACCGTCACAGCCTCGAGCATCTGGTGACAGTTGCACTGGCCGGGCGCGCCGCCGACCAGATCCTGCTTGGCTTGAGCGACGCGGCGGCAACCAGTGATCTCAAACTGGCGACGCGCCTTCTCTTCAATGCGCATTTCGTGTGGGGTCTCTACGATCACCTCACGGCGATCGAGGGCGACACCAAGGGTCCGCTTGTGCTCGACCCTGAGGCGCGGGGCGTCATCGACGCTAAGCTGCAGGAACTGCTGGTCCGGGCGCAGTCGCTGGTGGGTGAGCATCGGGAGTCCATCGAGCGGCTGGCGGATGCGCTTTTGCGGGCCCGGGTTATTTCGGGGACCGCGGTGCGCGATCTGGTGCTGAAGTCGCGGGTCTGGGGCCCCGCGCCGCGCGAAAGGGCAAAGCCGTGATCGATCTCCAGCAGATCATGGAAAAGCTCGAAGGGGCGTATTCCGACTACACGCTGCGCGGCTATCGCACGGACATGCAGCAATTTTTACGATGGTGCGAAGCGGCTGGTCACGAACCTCTGCCGGCAGCACCGGCCACGATCGTGGCCTATGTCAAAGGGGAGGGGGAGCGCTTGCTCCCCTCTACCATCAGGCGGCGCCTGTGCGGCATTGGCCGGATCCATCGCCTCATGCGCTACGATGATCCGACGCGCGATGAGGAGGTACAACTTGCGCTGCGTCGGGTTCGCCGCCAGAAGCCCGGGCGCCCGAGACAGGCACTGGGCGTTACCGCGAAATTGCGGGATCAATTGATCGCGGTCTGTTCCGACGACCTGATCGGGTTCCGCGATGAGATCCTTGTGCGCGTGGGTTTTGATACTCTCTGTCGTCGGGGAGAGCTGGTCGCTCTTCGTGCGCAGGATCTGTTTGAGAATGAGCGCGGCAATCTCTCAATTCTGGTGCGGCGGGCCAAGAATGATCAGACCGGGCAGGGGCGCATTGCGCCGCTTTCGTCAGCAACCTCCGATCGCGTTCGCGCCTGGTTGGCTCAAACTGGAATTGAGACCGGTCCTCTCCTTCGACCTGTATATGGAGAGCATCTGAAACGGCTCTACCTGGAGCCGGTGACAATTTCGCGCGTGCTCAAAAAGCTGGCGGGACGAGCACATGCCGCGGCGTCAACAAGACAGGGCGTGTCGGGACATTCACTGCGGGTGGGGGCTGCCCAGCAGCTGACGCTGGATGGACACAGCCCCTTGCAGATCATGCGGGCGGGTGGGTGGCGCTCCATGGCCGTTGTCGCGCGCTACATTGAGAACGTCGATCTCGATTTGTGGAGTTAAAACAAAAGGTCTCGTGTAAAATGTGCGCCAATTGCCTTTTCCGCACCTGTTTGTAGATAGGCCGGGGGCCCGCTGGGGTATTGTGCGCAAGATTCCATGAGCACCGATGGACCGGCAGAGCTACCGTTACCTCTTGCGCCCGCCCAGATGAACGGTCAACCACCTGGAGTGATTGCAAGCTGCGCAGCCGGTCCACTGTCCGAAAAGGGCGCACTCGCGGTTCAGAAAGCACTCGAGTCAAGCAATAGGGAGGCGGCGACGCCCTCAACTGAGGCAGCGGTGGTCGAGTGGCTGCCTCAGAATAATCGGAATGGTATCGCAGTGGCGGTAAGCAAGTCTCAAGATAGTCTCCTGGCGTCACTGGCGGGTACCGCCCAGGCAGATGGTTATACAAACGTCGACAGCTCTGAAGTGTTTGAAGCCAGCCCAGGGCAGACGTGGAAGTTTGTCGCCAGGGTTCAGGCGGATCTAACAACTGGAGGCACCGCTACAGCAAACGTGGCGGTGCTCGGTCCTAATGATAGGTAACTAGGCGAACTTGGTAGTGGGGCGAAGATTCAGCAGGGGGAGAGCGCCTCCGACTACGTTGTCACAGGCAAAGTGCCCAGTGGAGCCGTTCGGCTTCGTCCGTACCTGCAAGTCCGTTATCCTGAAGGTGCCCGGGTAGACGATACTTTGTCCTTCAGCGGTACTTTCGGCCAAACTGAGTAGCGTCGCCCGGAGCTCTCGCAATCAAACGGAACACTGGTATCTCTGCTCCACGGGCGAAGAGTGCCTGATGCTCCGTGCGTGATCCGGGTCAGCCATGTTAGACCGGTGGCCTTCTGAAATGAGCTATGGATCTTGCCTCAGTGCCCCATCAGGCGCGGGTGCTCAGTTGCGGA includes the following:
- a CDS encoding tyrosine-type recombinase/integrase — its product is MIDLQQIMEKLEGAYSDYTLRGYRTDMQQFLRWCEAAGHEPLPAAPATIVAYVKGEGERLLPSTIRRRLCGIGRIHRLMRYDDPTRDEEVQLALRRVRRQKPGRPRQALGVTAKLRDQLIAVCSDDLIGFRDEILVRVGFDTLCRRGELVALRAQDLFENERGNLSILVRRAKNDQTGQGRIAPLSSATSDRVRAWLAQTGIETGPLLRPVYGEHLKRLYLEPVTISRVLKKLAGRAHAAASTRQGVSGHSLRVGAAQQLTLDGHSPLQIMRAGGWRSMAVVARYIENVDLDLWS
- a CDS encoding DUF4357 domain-containing protein, with the translated sequence MAETNVGASASAGKHARTSFHTLDHTQKGLDIEGLARHWAVDYDVQIRIMGSVFDTGSAAIGDIIAELPGHPAPAAAVMALVDAGFLKREPGPITPHTRISLPLVDRPEPLVLEAPAGGGAPPAGKKGKKVAPLPETVAEIESRRVAPIVSVVKLEDLLDLPRFEGPAVYLGLKGKILYPGRTDKGWPRIAAPHLKGYDKVAVLRDASGQLTPRLAAVAERILGLHAQALRGYRLAGSLPIGSPVGREEYIAARLFVAEGLILAQRLGFGLAGVSDQDFMTGARGPLDQCLDVDAIPEGDEYHLYACGVEARAVVSDGDWIVLPGSEVRKKLTPTVGAVVNSLRQEWLFSGVLKDEGARYRLTEPVVFNTGTAAANFVLGSKGPNLAAWSGDGSSPLERMPQTP
- a CDS encoding AAA family ATPase; translated protein: MTLSRISMPKSDDEPTPNSTEILSRLALDQLITKTLDARLKEENPLLVLIAVKSPSWARALREQLTRRYPQTCVRSYKGDKRSASSQEEDHLLLALNDGQSGIGVSTDIVAQVPEALRNSADFTLYFAGLSPVSLRKAIGLVTGQPVRRLPKLRLDGLDLADLAAAIRPGSTPAQCIKRLQLTLERKASDLGVPDDAVPVSALPLSPEVRAWSEEVLTSLRLLEEGKISMRRSPFSVLAGPTGSGKSKLAEAIAKAAGWQLIQTSAQDWFDRSDGFLGGVARQTNSFFQSLENNPKTIGFVDEIEAIPDRATMDERNREWWTTIVTGILVQVDRLRRSPTPALLIGATNYPERVDSALLRHGRLGRLVRVEPPRDLAAITDIFRYYLKEDLRDDELLRLVHMSMAFGHPTPASVENWVGAARVAAMAAGRSLTLLDLETAIGGTDDRPHAERYRVAIHEAGHAVIAAHLDVPISSVSIIGQPGSAGSMLAEIRTTDLDRHSLEHLVTVALAGRAADQILLGLSDAAATSDLKLATRLLFNAHFVWGLYDHLTAIEGDTKGPLVLDPEARGVIDAKLQELLVRAQSLVGEHRESIERLADALLRARVISGTAVRDLVLKSRVWGPAPRERAKP